A portion of the Opitutales bacterium genome contains these proteins:
- a CDS encoding RNA polymerase sigma factor RpoD/SigA translates to MSTLDYDQQENSATELPSESRVRRSRVLEDAAKPSLGERNPLQFYLQEIGKTPLLKPDEEVNLANRIKKGDMKARNHMIQANLRLVVKIAGDYSNFGLPLNDLISEGNLGLVKAVERFDPDKGGKLSTYAAWWIKQSIKRALANQGKTIRLPVHLVDKIAKMRRIITELTEEFGREPTDEEVGREMGLPVHKVSHLKTVSVRPASLDAPIGKEEDTSFGEIVGDENAISPFENLRANSLSEDVTEMLDRLETRESAIIKMRFGLEGDRPLTLEEVGQHFDITRERVRQLQNIAIKKMRNAMTEKERQRSVDEVREENIKRGKMRVIRDFIAGQED, encoded by the coding sequence ATGAGCACTCTCGATTACGACCAACAAGAAAACTCAGCAACCGAGCTTCCCTCCGAATCTCGTGTCCGTCGCTCTCGGGTCCTCGAGGATGCGGCCAAACCTTCTCTCGGTGAGCGTAATCCGCTTCAATTTTATCTCCAAGAGATTGGAAAGACCCCTCTCTTGAAGCCTGACGAAGAAGTTAATCTCGCAAACCGCATCAAGAAGGGCGACATGAAAGCCCGCAACCACATGATCCAGGCAAATCTGCGCTTGGTGGTAAAGATTGCTGGTGACTACAGCAATTTCGGACTCCCGCTCAATGACCTCATCAGTGAGGGAAATCTGGGGCTGGTAAAAGCAGTAGAACGCTTCGACCCCGATAAAGGAGGTAAACTGAGCACTTATGCAGCATGGTGGATTAAGCAATCGATCAAGCGCGCACTCGCGAACCAGGGTAAAACTATCCGCTTGCCCGTGCACCTTGTCGACAAGATTGCCAAGATGCGCCGAATCATCACCGAGCTGACTGAGGAATTTGGACGCGAGCCTACCGATGAGGAAGTCGGTCGCGAGATGGGCCTACCAGTCCACAAAGTTTCTCACCTAAAGACCGTTTCCGTGCGTCCAGCATCACTCGACGCTCCTATCGGCAAAGAGGAAGATACGAGCTTTGGAGAAATAGTCGGCGACGAGAATGCTATTTCTCCTTTCGAAAACCTTCGTGCAAATTCGCTTTCAGAGGATGTGACCGAAATGCTTGACCGCCTGGAAACCCGCGAGTCAGCCATCATAAAAATGCGCTTCGGCCTAGAAGGCGATCGGCCACTCACACTCGAGGAAGTCGGCCAACATTTCGACATCACACGCGAACGCGTCCGCCAGCTACAAAACATTGCCATCAAAAAAATGCGCAATGCCATGACGGAAAAAGAGCGCCAGCGCTCGGTCGATGAAGTTCGCGAAGAAAATATCAAACGCGGTAAGATGCGCGTCATTCGTGACTTTATTGCAGGTCAAGAAGACTAG
- a CDS encoding methyltransferase domain-containing protein has protein sequence MTDWNRRYLQNDTPWDKGHVAPPLVEALENGLEFSGKILVPGCGLGHDARYVACRSPRATVLAVDISAEALCRAQEYENPQNLDFQQIDFLGAAWTGGFNVLVEHTLYCAINPSQRQAYAEAAAKAIRVGGLFLGIFFKNDYPDLEEGPPYFSSDAQLDACFDEHFELLEKWLPGVAFEERVGEEELRLYRRQ, from the coding sequence ATGACCGATTGGAACCGACGTTATCTGCAAAATGATACTCCATGGGACAAGGGGCATGTGGCGCCTCCTCTGGTCGAAGCGCTGGAAAACGGATTAGAGTTTTCAGGCAAAATACTGGTGCCAGGATGCGGTTTGGGCCATGATGCCCGTTACGTTGCCTGCCGTTCTCCGAGGGCGACAGTGCTCGCGGTGGATATTTCAGCGGAAGCATTATGCCGCGCACAAGAATACGAAAATCCGCAAAATTTAGATTTCCAACAAATTGATTTTCTTGGTGCGGCTTGGACGGGGGGATTCAACGTCCTCGTTGAGCACACGCTCTATTGCGCTATTAATCCCTCGCAGCGTCAGGCTTATGCTGAGGCTGCTGCGAAAGCCATCAGAGTAGGCGGATTATTTTTGGGCATTTTCTTCAAAAACGATTATCCCGATCTTGAAGAAGGACCACCCTATTTCAGCAGTGATGCTCAATTAGATGCGTGCTTCGATGAGCATTTTGAGCTCCTCGAAAAATGGCTGCCAGGAGTCGCTTTCGAAGAACGTGTTGGAGAAGAGGAACTGCGCCTGTATCGTCGCCAGTAG
- a CDS encoding HU family DNA-binding protein: MNKGDLVTEVQSLLGDDASKAAAERAVESVLDGIKAGITRDGSVQLIGFGTFEVVERAARSGVNPQTGEKIQIKASKAVKFKAGSGLKSLV, translated from the coding sequence ATGAATAAAGGTGATCTCGTAACCGAAGTACAATCTCTCCTGGGTGATGACGCATCCAAAGCCGCTGCCGAGCGTGCAGTTGAATCTGTTCTTGATGGCATCAAGGCTGGAATCACAAGGGACGGCAGTGTTCAGCTGATTGGTTTCGGTACTTTTGAAGTCGTCGAGCGCGCAGCGCGTTCTGGCGTTAACCCACAAACTGGCGAGAAGATCCAGATCAAGGCTTCTAAGGCTGTTAAGTTCAAGGCTGGCTCCGGTCTGAAGTCTCTCGTTTAA
- a CDS encoding 3-deoxy-7-phosphoheptulonate synthase, with product MAHVNDVHIVSTDPLLEPAQLREKIPTTEKEKAFIHKSRETIHNIIFGDDPRELVVIGPCSIHDPEAGYDYARRLKALADECSDQIYVVMRVYFEKPRTTVGWKGLIMDPHLDGSCDLNQGLGLAREVLKSVIEIGLPTATELLDPITPQYIADLISWSAIGARTTESQTHRQMASGLSMPVGFKNSTEGNITPAINAINAASKEQTFLGVDLAGRAAAVTTKGNPDCHLILRGGSSGPNYSAKYVKDSAAKLAQAGLIPAIMVDASHANSSKDPSRQPVVIEDVCKQIANGEESIIGIMVESNIHAGNQAFPQPKEDLKYGVSITDGCIDWETTETMLRDFHQTLKQRNTAVS from the coding sequence ATGGCTCATGTAAACGACGTCCATATTGTCTCAACCGATCCCCTTCTCGAACCTGCACAGCTTCGTGAGAAGATTCCCACGACGGAGAAGGAGAAAGCATTTATCCACAAATCACGCGAGACGATTCACAACATTATATTTGGCGACGACCCGCGTGAACTCGTCGTGATTGGCCCGTGCTCGATCCATGATCCAGAAGCAGGCTACGATTATGCACGCCGTCTGAAAGCGCTCGCGGATGAGTGTTCAGACCAGATCTATGTGGTCATGCGGGTTTATTTTGAAAAACCCAGGACAACCGTTGGCTGGAAGGGTCTGATCATGGATCCCCACCTCGACGGTAGCTGCGATTTGAACCAAGGTCTCGGCTTGGCGCGGGAGGTTTTGAAATCAGTCATCGAAATCGGACTACCAACCGCAACCGAGCTTCTGGATCCAATCACTCCGCAATACATTGCCGATCTAATCAGCTGGTCTGCTATCGGTGCCCGGACCACCGAGTCTCAAACTCATCGCCAAATGGCCTCGGGCTTGTCGATGCCAGTCGGATTTAAGAACTCCACCGAGGGCAACATCACACCGGCGATTAATGCCATTAATGCAGCCAGTAAAGAGCAGACTTTTCTAGGGGTCGATTTAGCGGGCAGAGCAGCAGCAGTCACCACGAAGGGTAATCCTGACTGCCACCTCATCCTAAGGGGGGGGAGTAGCGGTCCGAACTACTCAGCCAAGTATGTCAAAGACTCAGCGGCTAAATTAGCCCAAGCTGGGCTGATACCGGCCATCATGGTGGATGCCTCCCATGCGAATTCATCAAAAGATCCGTCCCGCCAACCAGTTGTAATCGAAGACGTCTGCAAACAAATCGCTAACGGTGAGGAATCCATCATTGGCATTATGGTCGAGAGTAATATCCACGCAGGCAATCAGGCATTTCCGCAGCCTAAAGAAGACCTCAAATATGGTGTGTCCATTACCGACGGCTGCATTGACTGGGAAACGACAGAGACGATGTTGCGAGACTTTCACCAAACCTTGAAACAAAGGAATACAGCAGTCAGTTAG
- a CDS encoding malate dehydrogenase, with protein MKAPIRIAITGAAGQIGYALLFRLASGEVFGKDQPIALNLIEIPPALDALKGVAMELDDCAFPLLAEIVTTIDLDEGFKDADWALLVGSVPRKKGMERSDLLGINGKIFTGQGEAIARSAKPTVKTLVVGNPCNTNAYIAMKNAVGIPNTQFFAMTRLDENRAKTQLAQKAGVPVASVNRLCIWGNHSATQYPDFYNAHINGSPAAEVIADEAWLKETFIPTVQKRGAAIIEARGASSAASAANAALDTVKSLVTPTPEGDWHGVAVISDGSYGTEAGLIISLPIRTHADLSWSVVEGLEINDYSRGKIDASVAELKDEAQMVAHLIQN; from the coding sequence ATGAAAGCACCCATCCGCATTGCAATTACGGGCGCCGCCGGCCAGATCGGCTACGCTCTCCTGTTCCGCCTCGCCTCAGGTGAAGTTTTCGGGAAAGACCAACCCATAGCGCTCAATTTAATCGAAATCCCGCCGGCGCTCGATGCCCTTAAAGGTGTCGCCATGGAGCTGGATGATTGTGCCTTCCCCTTGCTCGCTGAAATTGTGACCACAATAGATCTCGATGAAGGCTTCAAAGATGCGGACTGGGCTCTGCTCGTCGGAAGTGTCCCACGGAAAAAGGGTATGGAGCGTTCAGACCTCTTGGGCATCAACGGCAAAATTTTCACCGGACAGGGCGAAGCCATCGCACGCTCGGCAAAACCGACTGTCAAGACCCTGGTTGTGGGCAATCCCTGCAATACCAATGCATATATCGCGATGAAAAATGCTGTGGGCATCCCAAACACGCAGTTCTTCGCCATGACACGCCTCGATGAGAACCGCGCTAAAACTCAGCTCGCTCAAAAAGCGGGCGTTCCTGTAGCGTCTGTCAATCGCCTGTGCATTTGGGGCAACCACTCTGCTACTCAATATCCAGACTTCTATAACGCCCACATTAATGGAAGTCCTGCCGCGGAGGTCATTGCTGATGAGGCCTGGCTCAAAGAAACCTTCATCCCGACGGTCCAGAAACGCGGGGCGGCAATCATAGAAGCCCGTGGGGCCTCGAGCGCCGCCTCAGCCGCGAACGCTGCTCTCGACACCGTAAAATCGCTCGTGACGCCCACTCCGGAAGGCGATTGGCACGGTGTCGCTGTCATCTCCGACGGCAGCTATGGCACGGAAGCTGGCCTAATTATTTCACTGCCTATACGCACACATGCCGATCTGAGCTGGAGTGTCGTTGAAGGCCTAGAGATCAATGACTACAGCCGGGGAAAAATCGATGCTAGTGTGGCCGAATTAAAGGATGAAGCTCAGATGGTTGCTCATCTGATCCAGAACTAG
- a CDS encoding trypsin-like peptidase domain-containing protein codes for MSRTIVLKKFYLLLVALPLVACTAQTPDAEAEGSKGLIDIPMDTSEIDRSDIRFSYAPMLKAATEAVVSVHTSRIVVTRNSGRSPMQDLLRRFYGIPIPDSSETIERRLPNGLGSGVIVDPSGIIITNYHVISVNRSERLADEILVQLNDGREFEAEVIGGDRDTDLAVLKIDAEALPSLPMANSDALQVGDVVFAVGNPLGVGLTVTQGIVSATGRSDLQIIGERSYENFIQTDASINPGNSGGALVDAQGRLIGINTAILSRTGGNIGIGFAIPSVLARNIALSLVNFGEIQRGFLGVSLDDLDQALAESFGGIAYRGALIQYVEDDTPAAQAGLKRGDIVTHLNGMPISGDEDLRSRIASRLPGTEIILKVVRDGDTIDVPVMLGDLSERIAQASTSAELLDGVTAEFVDDALREEFGIDEEVSGIFIRQIETSSPYVRSMSAGIIILEINGQATTSVAQARDLFRSGINRLYVQAGDSYGFIAIRVP; via the coding sequence ATGAGTCGAACGATCGTCCTTAAAAAATTCTATCTCTTACTCGTCGCGCTACCGTTGGTAGCATGCACAGCTCAGACGCCAGACGCTGAAGCCGAAGGCTCTAAGGGGTTGATCGATATTCCGATGGATACGTCCGAGATCGACCGCAGCGACATACGTTTCAGCTATGCGCCCATGTTGAAGGCGGCAACGGAAGCTGTCGTCTCGGTGCATACATCGCGCATTGTGGTCACACGCAATAGCGGCCGCAGTCCGATGCAAGACCTACTACGGCGATTCTATGGCATCCCCATTCCCGATTCCAGCGAGACCATCGAGCGCCGACTTCCGAATGGGCTCGGTTCAGGCGTCATCGTGGACCCCTCGGGCATCATCATCACCAATTACCATGTGATTTCCGTCAACCGCTCCGAGCGCCTGGCCGACGAGATTTTGGTTCAGCTCAATGATGGGAGAGAATTTGAAGCGGAAGTCATTGGCGGTGATCGTGACACAGATCTAGCGGTGCTTAAAATAGACGCGGAAGCCCTACCATCATTGCCGATGGCCAACAGCGATGCCCTTCAAGTCGGCGATGTTGTGTTCGCCGTTGGAAACCCGTTGGGAGTCGGCTTGACTGTCACTCAAGGTATCGTCTCCGCCACCGGACGTTCTGATCTGCAAATCATTGGCGAACGCTCTTACGAAAATTTCATCCAGACCGATGCATCGATCAACCCAGGCAACTCAGGAGGGGCTCTGGTTGACGCCCAAGGCCGTCTCATCGGTATCAATACGGCCATTCTGTCTCGCACCGGAGGTAACATCGGAATCGGATTCGCCATCCCTTCAGTCTTAGCTCGAAACATCGCACTCTCCCTAGTAAATTTCGGAGAAATTCAGCGCGGATTCCTCGGAGTGAGCCTGGACGATTTAGACCAGGCGTTGGCGGAGTCTTTTGGCGGCATCGCCTACCGCGGCGCACTTATCCAATATGTCGAAGACGACACCCCGGCGGCCCAAGCTGGACTGAAACGCGGGGACATCGTAACACATCTAAACGGCATGCCGATATCCGGTGACGAGGACTTGCGCTCCCGAATAGCAAGTCGATTGCCGGGGACCGAAATCATATTAAAGGTGGTGCGTGACGGAGACACCATCGATGTCCCCGTTATGCTGGGGGATCTTTCAGAACGTATCGCTCAAGCTTCTACCAGCGCTGAACTGCTCGACGGCGTCACGGCAGAATTTGTCGATGACGCCCTCCGCGAAGAATTTGGTATCGATGAGGAAGTCAGCGGTATTTTCATCCGGCAAATCGAGACCAGCTCACCATACGTGCGCTCGATGAGTGCGGGAATCATCATTTTGGAAATCAACGGGCAAGCAACCACGTCTGTCGCACAGGCGCGGGACCTCTTCAGATCCGGGATCAATCGGCTCTACGTCCAAGCAGGCGATAGCTACGGCTTTATTGCTATTCGTGTGCCATAG
- a CDS encoding alpha-amylase: MIIKLFSQKQLSRIRKRFHKIYGNQADGLEERFFMMIGRYGVGLNVPPAPKTRWNETDVALITYANTLVSDDGKETPLQVLRKFAESELKGATPIIHLLPFFPWSSDDGFSVIDYREVADENGNWRDVEQLGQSFDLAFDFVLNHCSGQSSWFKDFVQGIQPARHYFLTLDPDTDLSSVVRPRTSPLLTATSTRDGESHVWTTFSADQVDLNWQNPEVFFEFLDILFLYISKGVRVLRLDAVAFLWKKMGTSCIHLPETHEVIQLFRDIVDALAPNVLLLTETNVPHEENISYFGAGNEAHMVYNFSLPPLLVHGLLRNDSTYLTRWASNLSLPPKGCTYFNFTASHDGIGVRPISGLVPDEELDFLVEQVEQKGGKVSYRSLGDGTQLPYELNITYVSMLSDSDAELGIRRLICSQALALSFRGMPAVYIHTLLGTPNWHEGFAETQRNRTLNRRQYKIGELTEIISDAENAQCRIFGLMTKLLRRRASHPAFHPDGAMIIHDLGPKLFGLTRVSPDESEVIICIYNFTHEPQTISNPQSTPLLKDTKNFYDILSGKTLGSGKKGVVLDPYQAMWLVPRK; this comes from the coding sequence ATGATTATCAAGCTCTTCTCTCAGAAACAGCTCTCCCGCATTCGCAAGCGTTTCCACAAAATCTATGGCAACCAAGCCGACGGCTTGGAGGAACGTTTCTTCATGATGATCGGGCGTTATGGCGTAGGTCTTAATGTCCCGCCAGCGCCGAAGACGCGTTGGAATGAGACGGACGTGGCCCTCATTACGTATGCCAATACTTTGGTCTCCGATGATGGAAAAGAGACGCCGCTCCAGGTGCTGCGCAAATTTGCGGAAAGTGAGCTGAAGGGCGCCACGCCTATCATCCATTTACTGCCATTTTTTCCCTGGTCATCCGATGATGGTTTCTCGGTGATTGATTACCGTGAGGTTGCTGACGAAAACGGGAACTGGCGAGATGTTGAGCAGTTGGGACAAAGCTTCGATCTCGCATTCGATTTCGTCCTGAATCACTGCTCTGGCCAGAGTAGCTGGTTTAAGGATTTCGTTCAGGGCATTCAGCCTGCACGCCACTATTTTCTGACCCTCGATCCGGATACGGATCTTAGTTCGGTCGTGCGTCCGCGCACATCCCCCTTGCTCACCGCCACTTCAACTCGTGATGGCGAGTCGCATGTTTGGACCACCTTTAGTGCCGATCAAGTCGATCTGAATTGGCAAAACCCTGAGGTGTTTTTCGAGTTTCTGGACATTCTCTTTCTCTACATTTCCAAAGGTGTGCGGGTCCTGCGTCTGGATGCTGTGGCATTTCTTTGGAAGAAGATGGGGACGTCCTGCATCCACCTGCCGGAGACACACGAAGTTATCCAACTCTTCCGCGACATTGTAGATGCGCTCGCTCCGAATGTACTCCTGCTTACCGAGACTAATGTCCCCCATGAGGAAAACATCAGTTACTTTGGCGCTGGAAACGAAGCGCACATGGTCTATAACTTTAGCCTGCCTCCACTACTGGTGCACGGCTTGTTGCGCAACGACTCGACTTATCTGACACGGTGGGCCAGTAATTTATCTCTGCCTCCCAAGGGCTGCACTTATTTTAATTTTACTGCGAGTCACGATGGTATCGGTGTGCGGCCTATATCTGGCCTAGTGCCGGATGAGGAGCTAGACTTCTTGGTGGAACAGGTGGAGCAGAAGGGGGGTAAAGTGTCCTATCGAAGCTTGGGTGATGGTACCCAGCTTCCGTATGAGCTGAACATTACCTATGTGTCGATGCTATCAGACTCCGACGCAGAACTCGGCATTCGGCGTCTAATTTGTTCTCAGGCGCTCGCATTGAGCTTCCGAGGCATGCCAGCGGTCTACATCCACACTTTGCTTGGTACGCCAAACTGGCACGAAGGCTTTGCCGAAACGCAGCGGAATCGGACGCTCAATCGCCGTCAGTATAAAATCGGCGAGTTGACTGAAATCATCAGTGATGCAGAGAATGCACAATGCCGGATATTTGGCCTGATGACCAAACTCCTACGCCGTCGAGCAAGTCATCCAGCCTTTCATCCAGATGGGGCTATGATTATTCACGATCTTGGCCCTAAACTCTTTGGTCTGACACGCGTCTCGCCCGATGAGTCAGAGGTGATTATCTGTATCTACAATTTCACTCACGAGCCGCAGACTATTTCCAATCCACAGTCTACACCGCTGCTAAAGGATACGAAAAACTTCTACGACATCTTGTCTGGCAAGACGCTAGGCTCCGGTAAAAAGGGTGTTGTATTGGATCCCTATCAGGCGATGTGGTTGGTGCCACGGAAGTAA
- a CDS encoding glycosyltransferase family 4 protein translates to MPKNIGFVSTRFAGSDGVSLESAKWAEVLWDDRHVSYWYSGRNDRSPGLSFCVPEAYFRHPEVKWINDRIWGVSQRDRLVTRRIRELANYLKDSLYRFVEYHKIDILVPQNILAIPMHVPLGIAVTEFLAETNMPAIAHHHDFYWERTRFSVGAIQDYLDMAFPACLPNIRHVVINQAAQEQLSFRKGASAFLVPNVFDFDNPPEEVVDPYTSDFREEIGLTKDDFLILQPTRIVPRKGIEHAIKMVSMLNDPRCKLVISHDAGDEGMEYKNLLVELARQENVDLRFVSTRVGEVRQFDAEGKKIYTLWDIYPHADLVTYPSTYEGFGNALLEAIYFLKPVLINRYSIYIQDIEPKGFRLMEMDGFVTQHLLNEVNRVLNDHQYRAEMVMHNYKVARRFYSYSVLRRILRTVIGSLTGY, encoded by the coding sequence ATGCCTAAAAACATTGGATTTGTATCAACACGCTTTGCCGGATCAGACGGTGTGTCGCTAGAGAGCGCTAAATGGGCCGAGGTCCTGTGGGATGATCGTCATGTCAGCTATTGGTATAGCGGCCGTAATGATCGTTCGCCAGGACTCAGCTTCTGCGTGCCAGAGGCCTATTTTAGGCATCCGGAGGTGAAGTGGATTAATGACCGTATCTGGGGCGTTTCTCAACGAGATCGTCTCGTGACGCGACGCATTCGAGAACTGGCTAATTACCTGAAAGACTCGCTCTATCGTTTTGTTGAATACCACAAAATCGATATCCTTGTGCCGCAGAATATTCTGGCGATCCCGATGCACGTGCCTTTGGGCATCGCAGTGACAGAGTTTCTAGCTGAGACCAACATGCCTGCCATTGCTCACCACCACGATTTTTATTGGGAGCGGACGCGTTTTAGTGTGGGAGCAATTCAAGACTATCTCGATATGGCATTCCCTGCTTGCTTGCCGAATATTCGCCACGTGGTGATTAATCAAGCAGCCCAGGAACAGTTATCATTTCGGAAAGGGGCGTCTGCTTTTCTCGTTCCAAACGTATTCGACTTCGACAATCCACCAGAGGAGGTGGTCGATCCTTATACTTCTGACTTTCGCGAAGAGATTGGGCTGACCAAGGATGATTTCCTGATCCTTCAGCCTACGCGGATCGTGCCGCGCAAAGGTATCGAGCACGCGATTAAGATGGTATCTATGCTGAATGATCCGCGCTGTAAGCTTGTGATTTCTCACGATGCGGGTGATGAGGGGATGGAATATAAAAACCTATTGGTGGAACTCGCTCGCCAGGAAAATGTTGATCTACGCTTCGTGTCGACTCGGGTGGGGGAAGTCCGCCAATTTGATGCGGAAGGCAAAAAGATTTATACGCTTTGGGACATTTATCCTCATGCGGACTTGGTGACTTACCCCAGCACCTATGAGGGCTTCGGTAACGCTTTGTTAGAGGCGATTTATTTTCTAAAGCCCGTCCTAATTAACCGCTATTCCATCTATATTCAGGATATCGAACCGAAGGGCTTCCGACTCATGGAGATGGATGGATTTGTCACGCAGCACCTGCTCAACGAGGTCAATCGAGTCCTCAACGATCACCAGTACCGCGCTGAGATGGTGATGCACAACTACAAGGTGGCGCGCCGCTTTTATAGCTACAGCGTACTGCGCCGCATCCTCCGCACCGTGATTGGTAGTTTGACTGGATATTAA
- a CDS encoding TrkH family potassium uptake protein — translation MNYRLISRLLGYTTFALTAALIVSALCGIVYWGDVETELDALIGFAWAIGISLFLGIALVVAGRGADDRFFRKEAFALIGNSWLIASVLGAVPYLMVLPGVSVSDAFFESVSGLTTTGASVFTGFETWPRSLLFWRCMSQWIGGLGVVVFFVAILSSLGAGAKMLFTNESSGTSSEVESSRIQSGAMNILKLYLLLTLTCWSLLMLAGLDWYEGLCHAFTTIATGGFSTRSDSIAAFANPAVEWTMVVFMLIGGTSFLWMLKILRGHWRQASRNSEVRSYYMIFVLATALIAIELAEGGHASSLKEGLRLASFQVASLMTSSGFASADYDDWIMPAKIVLLSVMIIGGCSGSTAGGYKVIRIVVTVKVAILNLQRSIRPHLVRQLRIHQQPLKESVQFGVISYTVVLLLSTAASIFLLSVFEHNLSFETTITAAIACLFNVGPGFDQVGPTSSYADMLPITKVFLSILMIMGRLELYAILALLSPSLWRRFS, via the coding sequence ATGAATTACCGGCTCATATCGAGGCTTCTGGGTTATACGACTTTTGCGCTTACTGCTGCGCTGATCGTCTCAGCTCTATGTGGCATCGTCTATTGGGGCGATGTAGAGACCGAGCTGGATGCTTTAATCGGTTTTGCTTGGGCGATAGGCATTTCCCTATTTCTCGGGATTGCTTTGGTGGTGGCAGGGAGAGGTGCAGACGACCGATTCTTCCGCAAGGAGGCGTTTGCACTGATTGGAAATTCTTGGCTGATCGCGAGTGTATTGGGTGCAGTGCCCTATTTGATGGTGTTGCCTGGGGTGTCGGTGTCGGATGCTTTTTTTGAATCGGTATCTGGACTGACTACCACGGGTGCCAGTGTGTTTACGGGTTTTGAAACGTGGCCGCGGAGTCTGCTTTTTTGGCGGTGCATGAGCCAGTGGATCGGTGGCTTGGGCGTGGTGGTCTTCTTTGTGGCGATTCTGTCTTCGCTGGGTGCTGGAGCGAAAATGCTGTTTACCAATGAGTCGAGTGGGACTTCCTCTGAGGTAGAGAGCTCGCGTATCCAGAGTGGGGCGATGAATATTCTAAAGCTGTATTTGTTACTTACTCTGACCTGCTGGAGTCTGCTCATGCTGGCGGGCCTCGACTGGTATGAAGGGCTCTGTCACGCCTTCACGACCATCGCCACCGGAGGTTTTAGCACGCGTTCGGATAGCATTGCTGCATTTGCAAACCCTGCTGTCGAGTGGACCATGGTGGTGTTCATGCTTATCGGGGGTACCAGTTTTCTCTGGATGTTGAAAATACTACGTGGTCATTGGCGGCAGGCGTCGCGGAATTCTGAGGTGCGCAGTTATTATATGATTTTCGTTTTGGCCACGGCGCTGATCGCAATCGAACTCGCTGAAGGCGGGCATGCCAGTTCATTGAAAGAAGGGCTTCGCCTCGCGTCCTTTCAGGTCGCTTCTCTGATGACCAGTTCAGGATTTGCTTCTGCGGACTACGATGACTGGATCATGCCTGCCAAGATCGTGCTCCTTTCGGTGATGATTATCGGTGGGTGTTCGGGTTCCACGGCAGGCGGGTATAAGGTGATCCGCATTGTGGTCACGGTCAAAGTGGCTATCCTGAACCTACAGAGATCGATTCGGCCGCACTTGGTGCGTCAGCTTAGGATTCATCAACAACCTCTCAAAGAGTCGGTTCAGTTTGGTGTGATCAGTTACACGGTCGTGCTGCTCTTGAGCACCGCGGCTTCGATTTTTTTACTTTCAGTGTTTGAGCATAATCTGAGCTTTGAGACTACAATTACTGCTGCAATTGCCTGTTTGTTCAACGTGGGTCCTGGCTTCGATCAAGTGGGCCCGACTTCAAGCTACGCTGATATGCTGCCGATTACTAAGGTCTTTCTGTCTATATTAATGATTATGGGTCGTCTCGAACTCTATGCCATCTTGGCGCTTTTATCACCTTCGCTGTGGCGCCGGTTTTCATGA